Proteins found in one Nocardia brasiliensis ATCC 700358 genomic segment:
- a CDS encoding DUF2334 domain-containing protein: MNAELIVSISGIRDTTRDAAIEFAASMDQRGVPLSLLVAPRLKGKYRLTEDPATQAWLRGRRARGDAIVLHGYDQAATKRRRAEFATLPRHEAKLRLTAADRVMEQVELRTRLFAAPRWDASAGALEVLPELGFRVALGLTSILDLESNVAQKVRVYGIGEGFRAEPWWCRALVMGAARTARRGGLLRLAVSAAQLERSGPRQAMLDAVDLALFHGAVGAVYRWESPAIARAA, translated from the coding sequence ATGAACGCTGAGCTGATCGTCTCGATCTCCGGCATCAGGGACACCACCCGGGACGCGGCGATCGAGTTCGCCGCCTCGATGGACCAGCGTGGTGTACCGCTATCGCTGCTCGTGGCGCCCCGGCTGAAGGGCAAGTACCGCCTGACCGAGGACCCCGCCACGCAGGCCTGGCTGCGCGGCAGGCGGGCCCGTGGTGACGCCATCGTGCTGCACGGCTACGACCAGGCGGCGACCAAGCGCCGCCGGGCCGAATTCGCCACGCTGCCACGGCACGAGGCGAAGTTGCGGCTCACCGCGGCGGATCGGGTGATGGAGCAGGTGGAACTGCGTACCCGGCTGTTCGCGGCGCCGCGCTGGGACGCCTCGGCCGGCGCCCTGGAGGTGCTGCCGGAGCTCGGCTTCCGCGTCGCGCTCGGCCTGACCTCCATCTTGGATCTGGAAAGCAATGTGGCGCAGAAGGTCCGGGTGTACGGCATCGGCGAGGGTTTCCGCGCCGAACCGTGGTGGTGTCGCGCGCTGGTGATGGGCGCCGCCCGCACGGCGCGGCGCGGTGGACTACTGCGCCTTGCGGTTTCAGCCGCCCAGCTGGAGCGCTCCGGCCCCCGCCAGGCCATGCTCGACGCCGTCGACCTCGCGCTGTTCCACGGTGCCGTAGGCGCCGTCTATCGGTGGGAGTCGCCCGCGATCGCACGCGCGGCGTAA